From a single Candidatus Defluviilinea gracilis genomic region:
- the acpS gene encoding holo-ACP synthase: MKIATGVDLIEISRIEEVIGRHGKHYLERIYTPAELEQCGQRAESLAGRFAAKEAVAKALGSGIGDVMWKEIEILGGEQKAPMLTLHGAAKQKADSLGYSSWSVSISHSRSHSVAFVVMTG; the protein is encoded by the coding sequence ATGAAGATTGCGACCGGCGTTGATCTGATTGAAATATCTCGCATCGAGGAGGTGATTGGGCGGCATGGCAAGCATTATCTCGAGCGGATCTATACGCCTGCCGAGTTGGAGCAGTGTGGTCAGCGAGCCGAGTCTTTGGCGGGAAGGTTTGCGGCGAAGGAGGCGGTTGCTAAGGCGCTGGGTTCAGGGATTGGGGATGTGATGTGGAAGGAAATCGAAATCTTGGGCGGCGAACAAAAAGCGCCTATGCTGACTCTTCATGGCGCGGCGAAACAAAAAGCAGACTCGCTTGGGTATTCTTCGTGGTCGGTGAGCATTAGCCACAGCCGGAGTCATTCGGTGGCATTTGTGGTGATGACCGGATAA
- the rplK gene encoding 50S ribosomal protein L11, translating into MAKKFKAIVRLQLEAGKANPAPPVGPALAGHGINIMAFCKEYNARTSNRPGEVLPAEITVFTDGSFTFVLKTSPAAVLLRKAANVAKGSGVPNKDKVGKVTRKQIREIAETKLKDLNAIDLEGAMKQIEGTARSMGITVTD; encoded by the coding sequence ATGGCAAAGAAGTTCAAAGCAATCGTTCGTCTCCAGCTTGAGGCTGGGAAAGCCAACCCCGCGCCCCCGGTGGGTCCGGCGTTGGCGGGCCATGGTATCAACATCATGGCGTTTTGCAAGGAGTACAACGCGCGCACGTCGAACAGGCCCGGCGAGGTTCTGCCCGCCGAGATTACGGTATTTACCGACGGCTCGTTCACGTTTGTGTTGAAGACCTCGCCCGCGGCTGTGCTGTTGCGCAAAGCCGCAAACGTGGCGAAGGGCTCAGGCGTGCCGAACAAAGACAAGGTCGGCAAAGTGACGCGCAAGCAAATTCGTGAGATCGCGGAAACAAAGTTGAAAGACTTGAACGCGATCGATCTCGAAGGCGCGATGAAACAGATCGAAGGCACCGCCCGCTCGATGGGCATTACGGTGACCGATTAA
- a CDS encoding 50S ribosomal protein L1 has product MATKHGKKYKAALAKVDLDKEYSVRDAVALAKETTTTKFDSTVEVHIRTGLDPRQSDQQVRDVVVLPHGLGKTVRVLVFAQGEGAANARSSGADLVADDDETLKKIEGGMLDFDVAIATPDAMGKVGRLGRVLGPRGLMPNPKAGTVVHADDLPRAIKEAKAGRVEFRLDKTSNIHVSVGKASFSADQLYENFGALMNAVHKARPSGAKGDYIKRITLTTTMGPGIKVNASDTHKIEVSE; this is encoded by the coding sequence ATGGCTACAAAACACGGTAAGAAATACAAAGCCGCATTGGCTAAGGTGGATTTAGACAAGGAATATTCCGTTCGCGACGCGGTTGCGCTTGCGAAGGAAACTACCACGACGAAATTCGATTCGACGGTTGAAGTGCACATCCGCACCGGGCTCGATCCGCGTCAATCGGACCAGCAGGTGCGCGATGTGGTCGTCCTGCCGCATGGGTTGGGCAAGACCGTCCGCGTATTGGTCTTTGCGCAAGGTGAAGGCGCCGCGAATGCCCGTTCTTCGGGCGCGGATTTGGTTGCCGACGATGACGAAACCTTGAAGAAGATCGAAGGCGGCATGCTGGATTTCGATGTTGCGATTGCCACGCCGGATGCGATGGGCAAGGTCGGTCGTCTCGGACGCGTGCTTGGTCCGCGCGGGCTGATGCCGAACCCCAAGGCTGGAACCGTCGTCCATGCCGATGATCTGCCGCGCGCCATCAAAGAAGCGAAGGCGGGGCGTGTTGAGTTCCGTCTTGATAAAACATCCAATATCCACGTTTCGGTTGGCAAAGCATCGTTCTCCGCCGATCAGCTGTATGAAAACTTCGGCGCGTTGATGAACGCCGTGCACAAGGCGCGTCCGTCTGGGGCGAAGGGCGACTACATCAAACGCATCACCCTGACCACCACGATGGGACCTGGCATCAAGGTGAACGCCAGCGACACGCATAAGATCGAGGTATCCGAGTAG
- the corA gene encoding magnesium/cobalt transporter CorA encodes MIRSLYYSPGKPIRKDIPPQEFTKLIRDRRSLLWVDFVNEPDENSLPILQGFGFHSLSIEDALQQTHSPKLDDWGNYLYIVMNYMDVKENGKLWESDVDELDIFLGPNYIVTHHEFPIPAIDETWASCDRDVRNVQEGADHLLYKIMDFLVAGYMPTVERIDSAIDELEDHIFDKPSPRTLERLFALKRVLLAMRRILLPQREVLNKLARDDYRVIDPKDRIFFRDIYDHLVRLHDLNENLRDLVGGALDTYLSVVNNRMNDIMKTLTIITTIFMPLAFVTGFFGMNFFEPQGRLTNWTTNPIFYITLAINVLLPIGMYLWMRRRTWI; translated from the coding sequence ATGATCCGTTCGCTATATTACTCACCAGGAAAGCCTATACGCAAGGATATTCCCCCTCAGGAATTTACAAAACTTATCCGTGATCGCCGCTCGTTGCTTTGGGTGGATTTCGTCAACGAGCCGGATGAAAACTCCCTCCCCATTTTGCAGGGCTTCGGCTTTCACTCGTTATCCATCGAAGATGCTCTGCAACAAACCCACTCGCCCAAACTGGACGACTGGGGAAATTACCTCTACATCGTCATGAATTACATGGACGTGAAAGAGAACGGCAAACTGTGGGAAAGCGATGTGGACGAACTGGATATTTTCCTCGGACCCAACTATATCGTTACCCATCACGAATTTCCAATCCCCGCCATCGATGAAACTTGGGCGTCGTGCGACCGCGATGTCCGTAACGTGCAAGAGGGTGCCGATCACCTGCTCTACAAGATCATGGATTTCCTCGTGGCAGGGTACATGCCCACCGTCGAGCGGATCGACTCCGCGATCGACGAACTCGAAGACCACATCTTCGATAAACCCTCGCCTCGAACGCTGGAGAGGCTGTTTGCCCTCAAACGCGTGTTACTCGCCATGAGGCGGATTCTCCTCCCACAGCGCGAGGTCTTGAACAAGCTCGCCCGCGACGATTATCGCGTGATCGATCCCAAGGACCGCATCTTCTTCCGCGATATTTACGACCATCTCGTCCGCCTACACGATCTGAATGAAAACCTGCGCGACCTCGTCGGCGGCGCGTTGGATACGTATCTCTCCGTGGTCAACAACCGCATGAACGATATTATGAAGACCCTGACCATCATCACCACCATTTTCATGCCGCTAGCATTCGTCACAGGCTTCTTTGGAATGAACTTCTTCGAACCCCAGGGAAGATTGACCAACTGGACAACCAACCCCATTTTCTATATCACGCTGGCGATCAATGTGCTTTTACCCATCGGCATGTATCTCTGGATGCGCCGCCGCACGTGGATCTAG
- a CDS encoding FHA domain-containing protein translates to MNRRMRSYYYALLGALGGLFGWQVSDQIGLSFSSNLYLSEAVVGALVGLCVGLFIGLTEGAVTRNPVQAIKSGVFSGLLGSGAGALGLPLSEFLFQSVGAGIAGRALGWGVFGLLIGLAEGIVGKSQAWKGMLGGSLGGVLGGILLEVVHSRLQDPLTGKAVGLVLLGASVGAFISLIVVLLSRAWLEVASGKLKGTEFILDKFMRAGGPAVAIGSSPLKSEIVLPDPDVAPQHAMLTGNGAAFSLKDMSLAGTFINNRKIEIAQLTNGQKIRMGNTDLVYHERR, encoded by the coding sequence ATGAATAGACGAATGCGTTCCTATTACTATGCGTTACTCGGAGCATTGGGCGGATTGTTCGGCTGGCAGGTGAGCGATCAGATCGGTCTTTCGTTCTCCTCGAACCTATATCTCAGCGAAGCGGTTGTCGGCGCGCTGGTTGGCTTGTGCGTGGGGCTGTTCATCGGTCTCACCGAAGGCGCGGTCACACGCAACCCGGTGCAAGCCATCAAATCCGGAGTATTTAGCGGATTACTCGGCTCGGGCGCCGGCGCCCTTGGTTTACCGTTGAGCGAGTTTCTCTTCCAATCGGTCGGCGCGGGCATTGCTGGTCGCGCGCTGGGTTGGGGCGTGTTCGGTCTATTGATCGGTCTCGCCGAAGGCATCGTTGGCAAATCACAAGCTTGGAAAGGCATGCTGGGCGGCTCGTTGGGCGGCGTGTTGGGCGGCATCTTGCTGGAGGTAGTACACAGCCGCCTGCAAGACCCGTTAACCGGCAAAGCCGTCGGTTTGGTTTTGCTCGGCGCATCGGTAGGCGCCTTCATCTCGTTGATCGTCGTCCTGCTCTCGCGCGCCTGGCTTGAGGTGGCATCGGGCAAACTCAAAGGAACCGAGTTCATCCTCGACAAATTCATGCGCGCAGGCGGTCCCGCCGTCGCCATCGGAAGTTCGCCCCTCAAATCGGAAATCGTTTTGCCCGACCCCGATGTAGCCCCGCAACATGCCATGCTCACCGGAAACGGCGCGGCTTTCTCGCTCAAAGATATGAGTCTCGCCGGCACGTTTATCAACAACCGAAAGATCGAAATCGCGCAATTGACAAATGGACAGAAGATTCGCATGGGCAATACCGACCTGGTCTACCACGAAAGGAGATAA
- the nusG gene encoding transcription termination/antitermination protein NusG, with protein MEGPAWYVIHCYSGYENKVRHNLEQRIETMGMKDRIFDVIIPTQEEVEVKEGKRRTVERHIFPGYVLVNMALSEESWYVVRNTPGVTGFVGMGNTPTALRPEEVSQIVKRMEAEAPMVKVSFKVGERVRIVDGPFNDFRGNVSEIDLERTKVRVLVNFFGRETPVELDFLQVEKA; from the coding sequence GTGGAGGGACCGGCTTGGTATGTTATTCACTGCTATTCCGGTTACGAGAACAAGGTGCGCCATAACCTCGAGCAACGCATCGAAACGATGGGCATGAAAGACAGGATCTTCGATGTGATCATCCCGACCCAGGAAGAAGTCGAAGTCAAAGAAGGCAAACGCCGTACCGTGGAGCGACACATCTTCCCCGGGTATGTGCTTGTGAACATGGCGTTGAGCGAAGAGTCATGGTATGTGGTTCGGAACACGCCCGGGGTGACCGGGTTCGTCGGCATGGGCAACACGCCCACCGCTCTGCGCCCGGAAGAGGTCTCGCAGATCGTCAAGCGCATGGAAGCCGAAGCGCCGATGGTCAAGGTCTCGTTCAAGGTTGGCGAGCGCGTGCGCATTGTGGATGGTCCGTTCAACGATTTCCGCGGCAACGTGTCGGAGATCGACCTCGAACGCACAAAAGTCCGCGTATTGGTCAACTTCTTTGGGCGCGAAACGCCGGTGGAGTTAGACTTTTTACAGGTAGAAAAAGCGTAA
- the rplL gene encoding 50S ribosomal protein L7/L12, whose product MSEKLDKLVEELSTLSVLDAADLVKKLEEKWGVSAAAPVAVAAVAGGAAAAAEPVEEKTEFDVVIKDAGAKKIDVIKVIRQLTNLGLGEAKTMAETAGSKVLAGVGKDAANEAKKKLEEAGANVVLE is encoded by the coding sequence ATGTCTGAAAAGCTCGATAAACTCGTGGAAGAACTCTCCACACTGTCTGTGCTCGATGCCGCTGACCTCGTCAAGAAACTCGAGGAGAAGTGGGGCGTTTCTGCCGCCGCTCCGGTGGCTGTTGCCGCTGTGGCTGGCGGCGCCGCCGCTGCCGCTGAACCTGTCGAAGAGAAGACTGAATTCGATGTGGTCATCAAGGATGCCGGCGCGAAGAAGATCGACGTGATCAAAGTGATCCGTCAATTGACCAACCTCGGTCTCGGCGAAGCCAAGACCATGGCGGAAACCGCGGGCTCGAAAGTGCTTGCCGGCGTGGGCAAGGATGCCGCCAACGAAGCCAAGAAGAAACTGGAAGAAGCCGGCGCGAACGTTGTGCTCGAGTAA
- the rpmG gene encoding 50S ribosomal protein L33 yields the protein MASKKKDVRPVITLQCSDCKERNYTTEKNRRNDPNRLEFSKFCPRCKKHTMHRETK from the coding sequence ATGGCTTCTAAAAAGAAAGACGTTCGCCCCGTAATCACGCTTCAGTGCAGTGATTGTAAAGAGCGGAATTACACCACCGAAAAGAATCGACGTAACGATCCGAATCGGCTCGAGTTTAGCAAGTTTTGCCCGCGTTGCAAAAAACATACCATGCACCGCGAAACGAAATAG
- a CDS encoding 50S ribosomal protein L10 produces MAVSKERKGEVLATYDEWLKKSQAVILVEYTGAKMKDLDGIRAKVREAGGEFHVVKNTLARRAFAASGMELPADYLIKSTAISFAFTDPASTAKALTDAMKGKDFIKVKGGFMSGKSLNAAQVKALSDMPPLPVVRAQLLGVLQAPAGKLVRTIAEPARGLAAVIKAFSEKASAAA; encoded by the coding sequence TTGGCAGTATCAAAAGAACGTAAAGGGGAAGTGCTGGCAACCTACGATGAGTGGTTGAAGAAGAGCCAGGCGGTGATCCTTGTGGAATATACCGGCGCCAAGATGAAAGATCTGGACGGTATTCGCGCCAAGGTGCGTGAAGCCGGCGGTGAATTCCACGTGGTGAAGAATACTCTCGCCCGTCGCGCTTTTGCCGCAAGCGGAATGGAACTCCCGGCCGATTATCTTATTAAAAGCACGGCAATTTCCTTTGCTTTTACCGACCCGGCTTCCACCGCGAAAGCCCTGACCGACGCGATGAAAGGCAAGGATTTTATCAAGGTCAAAGGCGGATTCATGAGCGGTAAATCGCTCAATGCCGCGCAGGTGAAAGCCCTGTCGGATATGCCGCCGTTGCCTGTTGTCCGCGCCCAATTGCTGGGTGTGTTGCAGGCGCCCGCTGGCAAACTGGTCCGCACGATCGCTGAACCCGCTCGCGGTTTGGCGGCTGTCATTAAGGCTTTCTCCGAGAAGGCATCTGCCGCGGCGTAA
- a CDS encoding ThiF family adenylyltransferase, protein MKIQKISQKSLVKTAAGRLAASLLDGTLPQGAQLPPERELMSQLGISRTTLREALKMMEESRLVESRPHVGWFARTIEESNIMQAKELAGGADMKASNPAASEPLTGPRRIPVSPEKPIRIPNLQKDRLGTFEFISWWEREKVKNAKVLVIGAGALGNEVIKNLSLMGVGNLFIIDFDKIEAANLSRSVLFRETDNNRSKAEVAAARAKSVNPDVRVQYLNADVTTGLGLGVIRRMDVIIGCLDNREARLAVNRFCYWMNKSWVDGAIQELLGLMRVFVPGEGACYECTLTEAALRDLSLRYSCQLLARQNVLLGKVPTTPTIASIIGGMQSQEGLKLIHSMPVEPGKVTHFNGLTNHMHTTAYVPREDCESHWTYGDITELPARAERATLHDLLRIARADLGQNAFIELDQELVTSLECPKCQTKEDVLKPLSDITFEAGHCPTCGTLREASFTHMITGEENFLHRTLASVGIPSLHIIRAQNGMEYRFYELTGDLPEALHFRHFEQTIKLAGADSLKIGGRVRLKDEIRSMDPVSGAVRDRIRFKDHAAQEVVSIRPVTSEPVHIRKKSLVKLADAQPARAQAKGEGHSSKKIVLAKTDDAPKPAKE, encoded by the coding sequence ATGAAAATACAAAAAATTTCACAGAAGTCACTTGTCAAAACTGCGGCGGGCAGGCTTGCCGCATCCCTGCTGGATGGCACACTGCCGCAGGGCGCGCAACTCCCTCCTGAACGCGAGTTGATGAGTCAGTTGGGAATCAGCCGCACTACGTTGCGCGAAGCGTTGAAGATGATGGAAGAAAGTCGTTTGGTTGAGTCGCGCCCGCATGTGGGGTGGTTTGCGCGAACGATCGAGGAGTCGAACATTATGCAGGCAAAAGAACTGGCTGGAGGCGCGGATATGAAAGCGTCGAATCCTGCGGCGAGCGAGCCGTTGACGGGCCCGCGCCGAATCCCGGTCTCGCCGGAGAAGCCGATCCGTATTCCCAACCTTCAAAAAGATCGGCTTGGCACGTTTGAGTTCATCTCGTGGTGGGAGCGCGAGAAAGTGAAGAATGCGAAGGTGTTGGTGATCGGCGCTGGCGCGCTCGGTAATGAAGTGATCAAGAACCTGTCGCTGATGGGCGTGGGCAATCTCTTTATCATCGACTTCGACAAGATCGAAGCCGCCAACCTTAGCCGTTCGGTGTTGTTCCGCGAAACAGATAACAATCGCAGTAAAGCCGAAGTGGCGGCGGCGCGCGCGAAGTCGGTGAACCCGGATGTGCGGGTGCAATATTTGAACGCCGATGTGACGACCGGTCTGGGGTTGGGGGTCATCCGCCGCATGGATGTGATCATCGGCTGTCTCGATAACCGCGAAGCGCGGCTGGCGGTCAACCGCTTCTGTTATTGGATGAACAAATCCTGGGTGGACGGCGCGATTCAAGAACTGCTTGGGCTGATGCGCGTGTTCGTCCCCGGCGAAGGCGCGTGCTACGAATGCACGCTCACTGAAGCCGCTTTGCGCGATCTGTCTTTGCGCTATTCCTGCCAATTGTTGGCGCGGCAGAATGTTTTGCTTGGCAAAGTGCCAACGACGCCGACGATCGCTTCGATCATCGGCGGCATGCAATCGCAGGAAGGATTAAAGTTGATTCACAGCATGCCAGTGGAGCCGGGCAAAGTTACGCATTTCAACGGTCTCACCAATCACATGCACACGACCGCCTACGTGCCGCGCGAAGATTGCGAAAGCCACTGGACGTATGGCGATATTACCGAACTCCCTGCGCGCGCCGAACGCGCCACGCTTCATGACCTGCTTCGAATTGCCCGCGCCGACCTGGGACAGAATGCCTTTATTGAACTCGATCAGGAACTGGTCACCTCGCTGGAATGCCCAAAATGCCAAACGAAAGAAGATGTGCTGAAACCGCTGAGCGATATCACCTTCGAGGCGGGGCACTGCCCAACCTGCGGCACCCTGCGCGAAGCGAGCTTTACGCACATGATCACCGGCGAGGAAAATTTCCTGCATCGGACTCTGGCAAGCGTGGGCATCCCGTCTTTGCATATCATCCGCGCGCAAAACGGGATGGAATACCGCTTCTACGAGTTGACCGGCGATCTGCCGGAGGCGCTTCACTTCCGTCACTTCGAACAGACGATCAAACTGGCTGGCGCAGATTCTTTGAAGATCGGCGGGCGCGTGCGGTTGAAGGATGAGATTCGAAGTATGGACCCGGTAAGCGGCGCGGTTCGGGACCGAATTCGGTTCAAGGATCATGCGGCGCAAGAAGTTGTTTCTATCCGACCCGTGACCTCCGAGCCGGTTCATATCCGCAAGAAGAGCCTCGTCAAACTTGCCGATGCCCAACCCGCCAGGGCTCAGGCGAAAGGCGAAGGACATTCATCGAAGAAGATCGTTTTAGCCAAAACAGATGATGCGCCGAAGCCCGCGAAGGAATAG
- a CDS encoding insulinase family protein, with protein MMTINHSALPSPTDIYREVLPNGITILTRSNFNSPSVVIGGFFTAGSLFDPDAKLGLADFVTSALMRGTKTRTFDTIYNELESAGASLGFSSGVHSSGFTGRSLAEDLPLLLNLLAGSLINPTFPKAEVEKLRTQLLTGLAIRAQDTSDMASMVFDEILFKGHPYSRAEDGHPETVKKIRQADLVKFHREHFGPRGMVIAIVGAVKAAEAVRQVKRSLGAWQVKGQKEAPALPPLKSLKKTARKHHLIAGKSQSDLVIGTTGPMRKDPDFLPASLGNNILGQFGLMGRIGDVVREKAGLAYYAGSSLSAGVGPGSWEVNAGVNPSNVNKATELIVSELKRFVDDGVTAEELADSQTNYVGRLPLSLESNSGVVGALLNIERHDLGLDYYLRYADLVRQVTRERVLSAARRFIDPEKLAIAAAGA; from the coding sequence ATGATGACGATCAATCACTCCGCATTACCCAGCCCTACTGACATTTATCGCGAGGTATTGCCGAACGGGATCACGATCTTGACCCGTTCCAACTTTAACAGCCCGTCGGTGGTTATTGGCGGTTTTTTTACCGCCGGCTCGCTCTTCGACCCCGATGCGAAACTCGGCTTGGCAGACTTTGTGACCTCGGCGTTGATGCGCGGAACGAAGACGCGAACGTTCGATACCATTTACAATGAATTGGAATCGGCCGGGGCAAGTTTAGGGTTCAGTTCGGGCGTCCATTCCTCCGGTTTTACCGGGCGCTCGCTGGCAGAGGACTTGCCGCTCTTGTTGAATTTGCTGGCTGGGTCGTTGATCAATCCCACATTTCCAAAAGCCGAAGTGGAAAAATTGCGAACGCAATTGTTGACGGGTCTTGCGATCCGCGCTCAGGATACGTCTGACATGGCTTCCATGGTGTTTGATGAAATCCTATTCAAAGGTCATCCATATAGCCGCGCGGAGGATGGTCACCCGGAAACGGTCAAGAAGATTAGGCAGGCTGACCTGGTCAAATTTCATCGCGAGCATTTCGGTCCGCGCGGGATGGTGATCGCCATCGTCGGCGCGGTGAAGGCGGCAGAAGCGGTCAGGCAGGTGAAGCGCTCGCTAGGGGCGTGGCAGGTGAAAGGTCAGAAAGAGGCGCCGGCTCTTCCTCCTTTGAAGTCATTAAAGAAAACTGCCCGTAAGCATCACCTGATCGCTGGGAAGTCGCAATCTGATCTTGTGATCGGCACGACGGGTCCCATGCGCAAAGACCCGGACTTTTTGCCGGCGTCGCTTGGAAATAACATTTTGGGGCAGTTCGGGCTGATGGGGCGAATCGGCGATGTGGTGCGCGAGAAGGCCGGGTTGGCATATTATGCGGGTTCGAGCCTGAGCGCGGGGGTGGGTCCCGGTTCGTGGGAGGTGAACGCGGGGGTGAACCCGTCGAATGTGAATAAAGCCACCGAGCTGATCGTAAGCGAGTTGAAGCGATTTGTGGATGACGGCGTGACTGCCGAAGAACTCGCAGATAGCCAGACCAATTACGTTGGGCGTTTGCCTCTTTCGTTGGAATCGAATAGCGGGGTGGTGGGCGCGTTGCTGAATATCGAGCGCCATGATTTGGGCTTGGATTATTATCTTCGCTATGCCGATCTTGTGCGCCAGGTGACGCGTGAGCGCGTGTTGAGCGCGGCGCGCCGGTTCATCGACCCTGAGAAGTTGGCAATTGCGGCGGCGGGGGCGTGA
- the secE gene encoding preprotein translocase subunit SecE, with the protein MADRKAKVSKPNAFTAFFKETAGELRKVSWPTWPEVRQLTGLVLLVMVVMGIVLGLTDGGARELLNLIFGV; encoded by the coding sequence TTGGCAGATAGGAAAGCGAAAGTCAGCAAACCGAACGCCTTCACCGCGTTCTTCAAAGAAACCGCCGGAGAACTTCGCAAAGTATCTTGGCCCACCTGGCCCGAAGTCAGACAGTTAACCGGGCTTGTGCTATTGGTCATGGTGGTGATGGGCATCGTCCTCGGCCTCACAGATGGCGGCGCTCGCGAGTTGTTGAATCTGATCTTTGGCGTTTAA
- a CDS encoding EsaB/YukD family protein, whose protein sequence is MADIPVTIVLPSGGSRNAEVPSEVAVKELIPELTTSLELPVTGPDGRPMSYRLDSKALGRELKEEETLSQAGIPEGDRLMMTADVTAG, encoded by the coding sequence ATGGCAGACATTCCCGTTACGATCGTGCTTCCCTCCGGAGGTAGCCGCAATGCGGAGGTACCCTCTGAGGTGGCGGTCAAGGAGTTGATCCCCGAGTTGACGACCTCGCTCGAACTCCCCGTCACTGGTCCGGATGGTCGCCCCATGTCCTATCGCCTGGATAGCAAAGCGCTGGGTCGCGAATTGAAAGAAGAAGAGACCCTGTCCCAGGCAGGAATCCCTGAAGGCGACCGTCTGATGATGACCGCCGATGTCACCGCGGGGTAA
- a CDS encoding VWA domain-containing protein yields the protein MSRIVRFSLNVSLILTLIFIPALTVYAQEPETPQVRITQVDNSNFPNVTVYLSATNAAGEPVGIDPSTIQIHEDGQLMQLTDVRGGGEALGGEAIPITTMLVIDISGSMDKGNKIGAAKDAAKTYISGMRAVDQAGVIAFDTQVYRIQEVTSDKSALTAAIDGLRTGSDTAMYEGIMEATKALEGISGRKAILVLSDGLDNQSVATEESIVSNVGPSGLTVSAIGFGDPSGTGQAGIDEAGLQSLTSRTGGQYAYVTDAATLTALYQQTGKAYQSEYAVTYVSPFTLRDGVNRNLSVALTGAPTVAEGTYNPRRRVAGSYR from the coding sequence ATGAGTAGGATCGTTCGTTTCTCTCTCAATGTGAGCCTGATTCTCACCCTGATTTTTATTCCCGCCCTGACGGTGTACGCGCAGGAGCCTGAAACCCCGCAAGTGCGCATCACGCAAGTGGACAATTCCAACTTCCCCAACGTCACCGTGTACCTCTCTGCCACGAATGCGGCAGGCGAACCCGTCGGCATAGACCCGTCGACCATCCAGATTCATGAAGACGGACAACTGATGCAGTTGACAGACGTGAGGGGCGGTGGGGAAGCGCTGGGTGGCGAGGCTATTCCCATCACCACCATGCTGGTGATCGACATCTCAGGCAGTATGGATAAGGGAAATAAGATCGGCGCCGCCAAAGACGCGGCAAAGACCTACATCAGCGGAATGCGCGCTGTTGACCAGGCAGGCGTGATCGCCTTCGATACGCAAGTGTATCGAATTCAAGAAGTCACGTCAGACAAATCCGCGCTGACCGCCGCCATCGATGGTCTGCGCACCGGCAGTGATACCGCCATGTATGAAGGCATCATGGAAGCCACCAAAGCGCTCGAAGGTATCTCGGGCCGTAAAGCGATCCTCGTTCTTTCGGATGGTTTGGATAATCAAAGCGTCGCCACGGAAGAGAGCATCGTCAGCAATGTTGGACCCAGCGGATTGACCGTCTCCGCGATCGGCTTCGGCGATCCATCGGGCACCGGGCAGGCTGGCATCGACGAAGCCGGGCTACAGTCCTTGACGAGTCGCACCGGTGGCCAATATGCCTATGTTACGGATGCCGCCACCTTGACCGCGCTGTACCAACAAACCGGCAAGGCATATCAAAGCGAATATGCGGTCACATATGTATCTCCGTTTACTTTGCGCGATGGCGTTAACCGCAACCTCTCAGTTGCGCTGACTGGAGCGCCTACAGTTGCGGAAGGGACCTACAACCCCCGGCGGCGTGTTGCCGGAAGTTACCGCTAG
- the lexA gene encoding repressor LexA, whose product MMMVRKSKGLGERHQRILDFLASYQRENRYPPSIREIGEKTGITSTSVVNYYLDQLEKMGKIERDRKISRGVRVSGYHASADTLRVPILGPIAAGIPLPELDPNVSFISDNEANAVDIARTLLPSKEKGDNLFALEVKGDSMIDAMINDGDIVVMKPASEARNGEMVAVWLPRDNEATLKYFFKEKERFRLQPANPTMKPIFIKKSEPLEIKGKVVMVIRKMERPLAA is encoded by the coding sequence ATGATGATGGTTCGAAAAAGCAAAGGTTTAGGCGAACGCCACCAACGGATTTTGGATTTCCTTGCGTCGTATCAGCGTGAAAATCGCTATCCGCCTTCCATCCGCGAAATCGGCGAGAAGACCGGCATTACATCCACGTCGGTTGTGAACTACTACCTCGACCAACTCGAGAAAATGGGAAAGATCGAGCGCGACCGCAAGATCTCGCGCGGCGTGCGCGTCTCCGGATACCACGCTTCGGCAGACACACTACGGGTACCGATTCTCGGACCAATTGCGGCTGGCATCCCCCTCCCCGAACTTGACCCCAACGTCAGCTTCATCTCCGACAACGAAGCCAATGCCGTAGATATTGCGCGGACTCTCCTCCCTTCCAAAGAAAAGGGCGACAATCTCTTCGCCCTCGAGGTCAAGGGAGATTCCATGATCGACGCCATGATCAACGACGGCGATATCGTCGTGATGAAGCCCGCCAGTGAGGCGCGCAACGGTGAAATGGTCGCTGTGTGGCTTCCCCGCGATAACGAGGCAACTTTGAAATACTTCTTCAAAGAGAAGGAACGCTTCCGCCTGCAACCAGCCAACCCCACCATGAAGCCGATCTTCATCAAAAAGTCTGAGCCACTGGAGATCAAAGGCAAGGTGGTCATGGTCATCCGCAAAATGGAACGACCGCTCGCTGCGTAA